In one window of Gouania willdenowi chromosome 8, fGouWil2.1, whole genome shotgun sequence DNA:
- the LOC114468387 gene encoding plexin domain-containing protein 1-like isoform X1 yields MCSVTHSPVLPWKHRSSRDLTLRGSRADHGDWYGLTSQQQQHKSIGSDSHAHQAKRSFSGPVRVSRPSLGGSLTISTLPDNMTRVVEDSGKYYTWQSFGPGDQRTQDLWVDMNDARHGQVRVHGILSNSYKQAVKVALSFDFPFYGHYLRQITIATGGFIFTGDVTHRMLTSTQYIAPMMANFDPSSSKESTVQYLDNGEVFVVQWGRVRLSGREDIGAFTFQTALHKTGIITFSYRDIPHSLEVIGTSELSVKAGLSDAFMVTSSSLPSSDAQQKTIYEYHRVEIDNTKITNYSAVEFTPLPMCLQHNNCDLCLSSNQTSGCSWCNVLQRCSDGMDRHRQEWIDYACSEESKDATCEDYRGDTTEGTPQTETTTSPLQKGCKSHDDTKHHILKTGSDVKADTSSTDDGAVNTGVIAGVAAALVLLLALIIVALYINCHPNTAASALYIIQRRNNYWPSLKFQKQQPGYREVEGEGHEKDGIEAALC; encoded by the exons ATGTGCTCAGTAACGCATAGTCCAGTCCTCCCATGGAAACACCGGAGCAGCAGAGACCTAACTCTTCGCGGCAGCCGAGCTGACCACGGCG ATTGGTACGGTTTAACCtcgcagcagcaacaacacaagtCCATTGGAAGTGACAGTCATGCTCACCAAGCCAAGAGGTCGTTTTCAGGTCCTGTGCGTGTCAGCAGGCCCTCCCTGGGTGGAAGTCTGACCATCAGCACGCTGCCAGACAACATGACACGTGTTGTG GAGGATTCTGGCAAGTACTACACATGGCAGAGTTTTGGTCCAGGAGACCAGCGCACGCAGGACCTGTGGGTGGACATGAATGATGCCAGGCACGGCCAAGTCAGAGTCCATGGAATTTTGTCCAATTCATACAAACAGGCTGTG AAGGTGGCTCTGTCCTTCGACTTTCCTTTTTATGGTCACTACCTGCGGCAGATTACCATAGCAACTGGAG GTTTTATCTTCACAGGGGACGTTACTCACCGTATGTTGACGTCCACACAGTACATCGCCCCGATGATGGCTAACTTTGACCCCAGCTCCTCCAAAGAGTCAACTGTGCAGTACCTGGACAATG GTGAGGTGTTTGTGGTCCAGTGGGGGCGGGTCAGACTCTCTGGCAGAGAGGACATTGGAGCCTTTACATTTCAGACTGCTCTCCACAAAACAGGGATCATCACGTTCAGCTACCGAGAT ATCCCTCATTCTTTAGAGGTCATCGGCACGTCTGAACTTTCAGTGAAGGCTGGTTTGTCTGATGCTTTCATGGTTACGTCCTCATCTTTACCATCATCAG ATGCCCAGCAAAAAACTATCTACGAGTACCATCGAGTTGAGATCGACAACACAAAGATCACCAACTATTCTGCTGTTGAGTTTACTCCACTGCCAA TGTGTCTTCAACACAACAACTGTGATCTCTGCCTTTCCTCCAACCAAACCTCTGGCTGTAGCTGGTGCAACGTACTCCAGAG GTGTTCAGATGGCATGGACAGACACAGACAAGAATGGATCGATTACGCCTGCTCTGAAGAG AGTAAAGATGCGACCTGTGAGGACTACAGAGGGGACACCACAGAGGGTACACCACAGACTGAAACTACGACTTCTCCTCTTCAAAAAGGATGTAAAAGTCATG ATGACACCAAGCATCATATACTTAAAACTGGCAGTG ATGTAAAAGCTGACACCTCGAGTACTGACGACGGTGCTGTGAACACTGGAGTCATAGCTGGCGTAGCAGCTGCTCTGGTATTACTCTTGGCACTGATAATTGTAGCTCTTTACATTAACTGTCATCCTAATACTGCTGCGTCAGCGCTCTACATCATACAG AGACGTAACAACTACTGGCCATCTCTGAAGtttcaaaaacaacaacctggTTACAGAGAGGTGGAAGGGGAAGGTCATGAGAAAGACGGCATCGAGGCTGCGTTGTGTTGA
- the LOC114468387 gene encoding plexin domain-containing protein 1-like isoform X2 — protein sequence MSFSLLMLFLSLSLAQPAEDWYGLTSQQQQHKSIGSDSHAHQAKRSFSGPVRVSRPSLGGSLTISTLPDNMTRVVEDSGKYYTWQSFGPGDQRTQDLWVDMNDARHGQVRVHGILSNSYKQAVKVALSFDFPFYGHYLRQITIATGGFIFTGDVTHRMLTSTQYIAPMMANFDPSSSKESTVQYLDNGEVFVVQWGRVRLSGREDIGAFTFQTALHKTGIITFSYRDIPHSLEVIGTSELSVKAGLSDAFMVTSSSLPSSDAQQKTIYEYHRVEIDNTKITNYSAVEFTPLPMCLQHNNCDLCLSSNQTSGCSWCNVLQRCSDGMDRHRQEWIDYACSEESKDATCEDYRGDTTEGTPQTETTTSPLQKGCKSHDDTKHHILKTGSDVKADTSSTDDGAVNTGVIAGVAAALVLLLALIIVALYINCHPNTAASALYIIQRRNNYWPSLKFQKQQPGYREVEGEGHEKDGIEAALC from the exons ATTGGTACGGTTTAACCtcgcagcagcaacaacacaagtCCATTGGAAGTGACAGTCATGCTCACCAAGCCAAGAGGTCGTTTTCAGGTCCTGTGCGTGTCAGCAGGCCCTCCCTGGGTGGAAGTCTGACCATCAGCACGCTGCCAGACAACATGACACGTGTTGTG GAGGATTCTGGCAAGTACTACACATGGCAGAGTTTTGGTCCAGGAGACCAGCGCACGCAGGACCTGTGGGTGGACATGAATGATGCCAGGCACGGCCAAGTCAGAGTCCATGGAATTTTGTCCAATTCATACAAACAGGCTGTG AAGGTGGCTCTGTCCTTCGACTTTCCTTTTTATGGTCACTACCTGCGGCAGATTACCATAGCAACTGGAG GTTTTATCTTCACAGGGGACGTTACTCACCGTATGTTGACGTCCACACAGTACATCGCCCCGATGATGGCTAACTTTGACCCCAGCTCCTCCAAAGAGTCAACTGTGCAGTACCTGGACAATG GTGAGGTGTTTGTGGTCCAGTGGGGGCGGGTCAGACTCTCTGGCAGAGAGGACATTGGAGCCTTTACATTTCAGACTGCTCTCCACAAAACAGGGATCATCACGTTCAGCTACCGAGAT ATCCCTCATTCTTTAGAGGTCATCGGCACGTCTGAACTTTCAGTGAAGGCTGGTTTGTCTGATGCTTTCATGGTTACGTCCTCATCTTTACCATCATCAG ATGCCCAGCAAAAAACTATCTACGAGTACCATCGAGTTGAGATCGACAACACAAAGATCACCAACTATTCTGCTGTTGAGTTTACTCCACTGCCAA TGTGTCTTCAACACAACAACTGTGATCTCTGCCTTTCCTCCAACCAAACCTCTGGCTGTAGCTGGTGCAACGTACTCCAGAG GTGTTCAGATGGCATGGACAGACACAGACAAGAATGGATCGATTACGCCTGCTCTGAAGAG AGTAAAGATGCGACCTGTGAGGACTACAGAGGGGACACCACAGAGGGTACACCACAGACTGAAACTACGACTTCTCCTCTTCAAAAAGGATGTAAAAGTCATG ATGACACCAAGCATCATATACTTAAAACTGGCAGTG ATGTAAAAGCTGACACCTCGAGTACTGACGACGGTGCTGTGAACACTGGAGTCATAGCTGGCGTAGCAGCTGCTCTGGTATTACTCTTGGCACTGATAATTGTAGCTCTTTACATTAACTGTCATCCTAATACTGCTGCGTCAGCGCTCTACATCATACAG AGACGTAACAACTACTGGCCATCTCTGAAGtttcaaaaacaacaacctggTTACAGAGAGGTGGAAGGGGAAGGTCATGAGAAAGACGGCATCGAGGCTGCGTTGTGTTGA